The genomic interval AGTGGGGCGGGTGTATGGGCGGGAGTGCGAGATAGCAGCAGCGTTTCCAGGATGCATGGCCTTCATTTATTCCAGTCATTCCAGTCGGGGGAGATGGAGACGTGTCGTCCATctttgtttccagtttttggGCCATTTGAAGGCAAAGAGGAATGAAGTCGCCTGTGCTGTCGTTTACTTTGCAAACTCTGctgtttccttcctgtctctACCAGGGAAGTGAAATTAAACCTTTTGAGTACTTGTCGatgaaatatttgaatattaAGACCACGAACACTCAGTGTGGAGGAAAGTTTGAGTTCTCTGGACATTTAGAAGCTATAAAATATCTTATGTTACTCAACTAATTCAGACATTAAAGAAGAAATTGGATCAGATCAGATTTCATGATAAGGCATGGTATTTGTAAAATTGACTTTTTCATGACCCACGGACATACGTCCTGTGTCTCACTGAACGCTCTGTTTTCCGTGACAGGACGAAGACAGAAATCACCTGTTATCCCTCTGACAGACGGTGAAATCAGCAAACGCTCTGGAGATGCAGGCCGAGCTTTAACCGTGTGCTCATAAATAACTTTTATCTGCACAGATGGAATCGTTTCCCCGTGTCTCTGCGGGCCTGTGGGTTcgtcttttcctctttgttaaTCTCATCACTGCCCACCAGCGCTCGGAAAAACACTCACTGCCTGCTTTTCAGATCCATGTGGTCCGGCCAGGCTCATCTGTCTCACATATTAAACGCCGGTTCAACATTTCGTGAAAAATGCAAGCCAGAGTCAGAGCTAACGAAAGGTTGAAAACCATCTACCAACACCAGCTCACAAAGGAATGAACTGACATTTGTCCAGCCATAAAGAGAAAGCTGAACTTGTTTTCGGGAGTTTATAAAGAGCAGAGGGTTATAATCTCTGTTTCTTATGAAATCAGGCTCAAACTAAACAGAAACCTTCATGATTTGTAGTGACAGCACACAATCTGATCAACTTGATCCATACGGCAAAAAGCTTCTGGACACCTGAGCCTTCAGTTCATATGTGATGGTTGAACCGATAAGAGCTTAAACGTGTTTGCTTCActggaaaataacaaaaagcgGACGTCAGACATGTTGGAAGAGACGAATCCTTTTAATCATAAAAACAAAGGATTTCTTCTGAAAGTGGTGGAAATAAACTGACGTAGTGACACGTTACAAACAGGCATATAATTATACAACATTCATCCAAAATATACATCAACAACTTAATAAAATACCTCTGTCACAATAACAGCAGTGCAATCCAAGAATCAAGGCATCGGGACAAACTTCCAGTCTTTGCAGGGACGGTTCTGGTTTAATGAGGCGACATTTCACAGTCAGGGGAGCccagttagctgttagctgttagcttgaTGGAAGAAGAGAAGGTTTATTTGTGCCACAGTTGCTGTTTTGGGAGTTTCAGTAAGACATCATTCATGTACAAGGTCCTTTGTTTCATGTGAGCGAGTCCTGGAGGTGTTGAAAAGCCTCAAATTCAACATGAGTTTAGCTAATCTTCAGATAAAATATCAGCTGTTTATCACAATAGAACTAAAGCTAGAACCAACCTCAGCACCTGTTAGCGCCTTCGGGAAAGTTTACCACCGAGATGTTTCCtgcaaattctgttttttttgtttttttttaaccagagcgttatgaaaatgacaacaggaaaataagaaaaactgaAACCGGACTGAACCTCTCTGAACTGAACCTTTGATAGCGACGGTGGCGTTTGGCTTGTTGTGTTTCACTGAAGCGAGAACAGATGTAGGGACATATTTGGAACTGGGTCGCTGAAATTCGTGAAGCTCTCTCCGTCTTATTCCCCCACCGGTGCGATGTTTCCACGTTGGAGAGTAAAGACTTACATGTGTCAGGTTTTGGTTGTTCTTGTCGGTGTAAATGGGCCAAACCGGATTTCAAAGTGGTTTCTGCTCGTCTAGACGCTCAGGAGGAAACCAGATCTGAACCACAAAGAGTTTCACATCCCGCTGAATGTGAATGCAGCCTGACAGGAAGCTCATTAGCACTGAGATACTGGGCCAgtttggaggggggggggggggcaccgGGGACATTTCTCAGGTGTAAACAGGTATGGTTattcacccctccctcctccctccaggtCTCTGCCTCTCGTTCCCTCTGGGCTCGGTCACCGGCAGAGAGGAAagtctttccttccttttgtcctccccctctgtctgtctttccatccGTCCTTGTCTAGTTCTTCTGGCACACATGGAGTCTCGTCTTTGCAACTGCAGAAGACGACTTTGATGACGAAGACAACAGAGATGTGTGGGGGGACGAGTGgcgtgatgaggaggagggcgcTGCAAACTTGGACTTTGCTGCTGCCAGCAGCGACGATGAAGACGGCGACGAAGGCTGGCCGCCCGGCTCTCGCAGCGTCCGGCAGCTAAGTCCGTCGCCGCAGGGGCAGCGCTGGAACAGCTCCAGGCCGTGGTTCCCCTTCCGGCGGTGTCGCGTGCAAACCTGTCCCTCCCGCAACACCGGCTTGCAAATGCGAGTCCAGAAGTGACGGGCGCAGCACAAAGTGTCCGAACAGTCGGAGGAGCGCAGACAAGGATCGCCGACCTGACctggaaacagacaaagaaaccGTTCGTAAGATGGAAGCAGAGACCTGGAGGCTGGCTGAGGTGATGTTTGAAGCGTGAAGCACCAGAAAAGAGAGCAAATGCTCACCTTTACCGGATGGCCCTTTGAcgtccatcctccctctcttcctccagtcTTTCTTTTTGGACGGCGCGCTCACGCCTCCATCTGAGTCCGGAATCCTCTGAGACGGAAAACTGTCCACGTCAGGAACGCAGATACCTGAGGAGACGAATGGAGCGTCACAACAGGCAGGTTCAGGTAGCACTCATTGTCAGCGTTTGCCCATAGACCTCCACTATCTGTGTGGATGCTacaacatgctaacagctgATCTTTATGGAAAGCTTACTGTTGCTGCAGCGGTTGCCCGGACAACACATGCCATCCCTATGGCAACGCCTCTTCCTCCTGCGGCAGGTCTGACACCGCGAGTGGGCGGGTCCTCTCGTGGGGGCGTGGCAGTAGCTGCCCTCGCTGCACTCCAGGTCGCTCATACACTGAtagagctgaggaggacagaggacagcgtcactgagggacacacacactgaacacacacatacacactgaacactcactgagcacacacacacacacacacacactcactgagcacacacacacttaccgtCAGGTCCAGGCTCGGCTCCCACGTGCTCCTGTTCACGGGCAGCGCGTGCCCCTCCCGCAGGATCACCGTTCGGATGGAGTTCAGTCTGACACGCGCCTCGCCGCCGCGGGAGCGCGCCAGCAGCACGAGCGCGAGCCAGGccgtcagcagcagctggcGGGTCATGACTGCAGCTGGAAGAGCCAAAAAACACCTTTGAGCTGCTTGAGTGTCAGGTAGGTTCAGGTACGAGCTCACATCCACTGCCCCGCGCGCACACCCTGAGCACTACTACAAGTATTACTGTGTTTATGTATCATTTCTACcgtgttttatattttctataGTACAAAACACTGCTTTATTATCCTCATCCCACCaagaacaattaaaaaaatcctggaactttatttttacactttggtatAGAATGTAGAGaagcttatcttatcttatcttatcttatcttatcttatcttatcttcacAGTTtcgctgaaaaaaaaaaaatactaaactAAATGTCAGTGCTGAAAAATGATCTTTGCAGCAGATGTGAAGTGGCTGAAGAGGCTCGGACATGTCTCCAGAGTCCGTCTGTCTCTTTCAGGTGGAGGTCCTCCCGCGGGGACAGAAATCTTACCTGAAGTTTGCGGAGTGAAGCTTCTTTTCTCCTAAAGACGTTAAAATGTTCCAGTGAACTCTCAGGGTACTTCCGCTTTGGTGCTGCtgtcagtttttcttcttcgttgtatccagaaaaataaaaaccagcTCGACTCCCAGGTGAGCGGAGGCAGACAGGTGAGATGTTCTCAGACTCTCATCCGATTTATAGGCTGCTTCCAGCGCCGCGCGCGCACCCCGGCCCGCCCACAGCGGCGGCCACGCGCACATCGATACCCACGCGCCCCTCACCTGCAGCCATCGAAACGGGGGCGGGGTGGGAGTCAGCTGTGATTTagcctgagaaaaaaaatcttcatttaaaagctcaacaacacaaaacaacaagctgaatTCATGTCGGTGgtttcagtcactgcagtgtttttatcttttatttttcatttctcagaCGCAAACAGCTTTGAAGCTTTGGACACACACGTGATCAGGAAGAAGACTTCAGATCTGTGTTTaaacatttctctctgaaattcagtgaagtcagaGTACGAAGTGACATCAAAGGAAAACAGGTACAAGTATCTGAAAATGGTATTTGGGTATAGTACTTCAGGCCTGCTTTCATTCCACCAGGACAAATGAGAGACGTCTTCCTGTTCCCGTTTGTTGTTGGAAAgtggtagaagaagaagaagaagaagaagaaggaggaggagaagaagaagaagatccctttcttcttctctccttttattCTCCGTgatgctcctttttttttctcagtggtGGACGTCCTCCATCGCAGACAGACGTCCTCCAGCACAGAGACGTGAAGCTGAGGTGGACCGCAGACTCCGGATCCTGAGACCTGGACAGaaagtgtttcttcttcttcttcttcttcttcttcttcttcttcttcttcttcttcttcttcttcttctctgcctctgtttagTGTCAGCCGCTCTCTCTGAACACCTCCATCGCTTCACCTGACGTGTCCGTCTGAGTCTGGCTGTGAAGGTCCAGGTGAGGCATTCAGTGGGATCTACAGAGGTGAGACAGCTAATAACTGTTTCTTAGGAGGAgttgtcctcacacacacacgcacacgcgcgcgcacacacacacacacacacacacacacacactctttacaTATAACAACATAATTAAACTCCGACCTTTCAGTCGGTAACGTTTAACCTTTCCACACTCACGAAACAAcgacgtgtgtgtttgtgtgttttaattgtgcCGATAcaatcagagctgcagccattGATACAGataagagacacacacacacacacacacacacacacacacacgcacacacacagtaacagtaaTTATGAGATCATTCAAGACAACATTTTGCACACACTTCaccacaaacacgcacacacatttgccTTTAGATAACTGTCTGTAAgtaagacaggaagtgagatttggataaacacacacacacacacacacacattttccaatTATGTCATGTGTATCATATTTACACCTTTAAATTTCCTTTAATGTTTGCCatacctgcagctgtgtgtgtgtgtgtgtgcgtgtgtgtgtgtgtgtgtgtgcatgtgtgtgtatgtacgtgtgtgtgtgtgtgtgtgtgtgtgtgtgtgtgtgtgtgtgtgtgtgtatgtggtgacTGGTGATGACTGGTTTTGAGCTGGAGTTTCCGCCTCCAGTTGAGGTGGACTGATGGTACGACGTCGCCGCCTGGAGGTcatgtgaggagctgcagctgcatcagtcgacaggaagaggaagtgttAGTTACTCAGAGGCAGATTTCCAGTGAGCAGTCCTGCCAGGCTGCCAATGACGGTAAGCACACTCCTTTCACCTTAACTCATACTTCAAGTACTCTACTACTTCAAATTGTACAGTTTATGTAGTAGTACTGTAGTTTTTCTTGTGTAAATCAGCCTCCAGATGAAGAAAGAGGTTCAAACTCGTTAACATTATGTTGAAGTAAGGAGAGGAAGCAAAGCCTTCAACACGTGCGCCTTTTGATTCTCTGGTTGTTGAAAGTAACACAGATCCTTTCCTCAAGTCCTGCACTGAAGTAACATTTTGAGGTAGAGTGCTTAAGAATttcctttttctgcttctttacaTTTAACCCCTAACATTTACCTGCCAGCTGGACCTGAGCTGTAAcaagctgcaggattcaggagtgaagctgctgtctgctggactggagagtccacaagGTAGACTGGAGACTCTCAGGtcagaaacattttgttctgAGAAATATCCAGGTCTTTCCAGGTGTTCCAAAGGCATTCACGAATGAATATTTAACAGAATTATTGAAAGGTGAAGGTTGTTACATTATGTTTTCATATAGCGGAAAGTGGGATGTTTCAACCATTCACACGTGacttttagctaactgttaACAGCTTCACTGCTTGCTTGTTAACTTGCTTTTGCAGACTCTCAATTGCAACTCAGTTAATACCAGTTCAGTCACTGTTCGATGATTTGATTAATTATGCGTAGAATTTTTTGAAGGCTTGTAgcaaattttaattttattgtcGAAGGGTTGGATAGTTTATAAGACTGTCTCTCACTGCACGTTTTCTCCATTGTTCAGACTGAGTTTCTGCAGCTTGTCAGAGGACAGTTGTAGCTCTGAACTCCAgcccctcccatctgagagagcttGACCTGAGCGATAACAAGCTGCAGGGTTcagcagtgaagctgctgtctgctggactggtgAGTCCCTACTGGAGACTCTTGGGTCAGTACTCATACATGTTCTGAAAAGAATCTAATCTTTATCAAGCCAAAGGTGACCCactgagccaatcagaagaTGCAGAAGCTTGTCGTGGTCGCCTCTTTGTCTTGACCTTGgtgttgtgcttttctctaCAGGCTGAAATAAACCTTGAATGCAAATGGCAGCTTTCAGAGATGTGAAAAACTCAACAAGTGAGCGGCACGCTGCGGACTCTGGAAAAGAGGACTGTGGAGGATGCACATCAGTTACTGAAATTCAGGCAAATGGAGGACACTTTGGGAGCTAATCCATCTTGTAATATTGTGTCTGTAAGACAACGTGTCTGCCTGAACTTTATTACAGAATGTGTTCGCTTACATGTCTTGGACTgttctgttgtattttgtacATGGTATGGCAAAATCTGTCAACTGTTGCATGTTTCATAATGTTTTAACTGATCCATCCGTAGCATGAAGAAACAAAACTGGAACATTTACTGAGTTTGAAGACTGTAAGAGGACTAATCTGTTGGActgatgctaattagcaaagATGTGAACATTTTTTAACGTTGTACctgtttaacatcagc from Chaetodon auriga isolate fChaAug3 chromosome 24, fChaAug3.hap1, whole genome shotgun sequence carries:
- the LOC143317407 gene encoding dickkopf-related protein 2-like, whose product is MTRQLLLTAWLALVLLARSRGGEARVRLNSIRTVILREGHALPVNRSTWEPSLDLTLYQCMSDLECSEGSYCHAPTRGPAHSRCQTCRRRKRRCHRDGMCCPGNRCSNSICVPDVDSFPSQRIPDSDGGVSAPSKKKDWRKRGRMDVKGPSGKGQVGDPCLRSSDCSDTLCCARHFWTRICKPVLREGQVCTRHRRKGNHGLELFQRCPCGDGLSCRTLREPGGQPSSPSSSSLLAAAKSKFAAPSSSSRHSSPHTSLLSSSSKSSSAVAKTRLHVCQKN